CCTTCGCGCACCAGGCGTTCCTCGAACGGCTCGATCATGCCGTGCTCCAACGCCATCTTGCGGATCCACGAGTCGGGCTTGATGCTCATGAACCCCACTATATTCGAGGCGGGCGCTCGAGGAGGAGGGGTCACTTGGGGTAGAGGGCGAGGCCGTTCACCACCGGCCGCGCCTTCTCGGGAAAGACCAGACGGCCCTGAACGTACAGTTGCGCCGACCCCCCCGCGTCCATGCGGATCGCGCTCCACGCGCCAAGCTCGAGCAACGCCTGGGCGAACACCCGGGGCGTCGTGGGGTCCGACACCACCAGCCACAGCGTGCCGTCCCGCCTCCAGGCCACTCCGGCCTGGTAGGTGACTTTTGCGACCTGCGGCGCGCCCGGCCGGAACCCCTCGGCCTCTGGCGTGTACGCGAGCCGCCCGGCCTGCACGAGGAGTGGTCCGGCCTCGAGGGCGTACCGTACGGGCGGCTCGAGGCGGCCGTAGAGCTTGAGGGGGTCGCCGGGGCGAAGGCGCCGCCAGGGCTCGGCGTCCGGCGGGAAGGCAAGGGCCCAGTGCCCAGCCGGCAGCGGGTACGGCGCGTCGTGCAACCCCACCACCCGGTCGTTCTTCACGAGGGCGACGCGCTCCCCGGCGCGCCCCGCGGGGCCGGGCAGGGTGTACGCGGTGAGCCGGGCGGGCCAGCGGTTCACGCCGGTGGGGTGCGCCTTTCCGTCGGGCCCCACGACGAAGGCCTGGAACTTGGGGACGCCGGCGAACAACGCCCCGTCGTTCCAGAGGAGGGCGCTGCGGCCGAACGGGTAGCCGAGCGGTACCCCGTCCGCGACCCAGAGCCCGATGGGGGTGCCGGAGGGAGGGTCGAAATACCCGCCGTTGAGGAGGGCGAGCGCGTCCGGGGCGAACTCGTGGAGGGGCCGGCGCTCCCCGGGCTGGCCCACCGGGAGCAGCCGCCAGCTTCCCGGAGCGGCCTCGACAAGGCGGAGCTTGAGGGGGGCGGGGGACCAGTAGTACACCTCGCGGTAACGGATCCCCGGAGCGAGGGGTTTAGGGGGTGGGGGCGGCTCGAGGAAGTACAGGTCCAGCACGTACCGGGGCGGGGCCGCAAGGGGAAAGGCGCGCCAGCGGTAGAGGCGGTCTTTAGGCGCGGTGAAGTAAAGCGTGACGCCGTCCGGGCGGTACTCGAGGCGCAGCCCCTCGAGGTCCGGGGGGTTGGGGATGAAGTAGGGGAGGTCGAAGCGGTACTGGCCGTTCGAAGGGCCGTCTGTGCGGGGGCCTTCCCAGTACACCGCCAGGTCCAGGACGAGCCGCAACCGGTCCTCCCGCAGGGCGTAGCGCAGGTGGGCGCTGGGGGTTTGAGGGGCGACGAGACCCGCCGCGCGGATCACCCTCTCGTCCAGGCGGTGATCCGGGCCTTTTGGGGGGGGCAGGGCCGGGGGGAGGGGCGGGGCCCACCCCACCCCCGGGACGTACGTGAAGCGCTGCGTGCCGTTGCTAAAGGTAAGGGTGCCGTCGGGAGCGGCCTGGACCTCGAGGCCCAGCCACGCCGCGGGCACCTGGGCGAAGGCTACGCCCAACAGAAGCACGAACCCGGCGAGCCGCTTCATACATTACTGACGATTCCCGACACCCTCCTGAGGTTCGTGAGGGCGGCGGGAGCGCCGGAAGGCGAGGAAGAGCGCGAGACCCCCCAGGGCCCAAAGCCCGAGGGCGGCCCCCCGCCACAAGGAGAAGCGCAGCCCGGCCCGGGCGGGGGGGAGGACGCCGCTCGCGTACACCGCCGCTTGGTTCCGAGCGAGCACGTCCACCGCACGCGGCGCCGCCTCGGGGCCCTCCAGCCGCCAGGGGCCGCCGCCAGGACGCACCGCGCGGAACCCCCAGGGCTCGAACGGGTCGTACAGGCCGACCGCGACGTAGTACCCGTACGGGCCGGGGGGGAGGTCGGTGTGGATGCGGATCCATTCCCCGTCCCGTTCGGCGCGCACGGGGCGGGGCAGGACGCCCGGCGCGCGGGCTTCGGCGCCCCAGCCGGTGAGGAGGTAGGCGCGCTCCCACCCCTGGCCCTTGGGGGTGCGGAGGCCCGCGCCGGGCAGGACCTCCTCCCCTCCGGGGCCGGTATCCACGTAGATGGCGATCACGGGCAGCGAGAAGCCAAGCGGCGCCTCCGCGGGGTTCGGGTACCGATCGAGCCGCACGGAGAGCACGAGGTTCGCGTCCTGGACCGTGACCTCGAACCCCGTGAGGTCCGCGAACCCCACCTCCTGGTACACGGGCGCGGTGGGGTAGGCGTACCCCGGGCCGCGGTCGTCGCCG
This region of Marinithermus hydrothermalis DSM 14884 genomic DNA includes:
- a CDS encoding phosphodiester glycosidase family protein yields the protein MKRLAGFVLLLGVAFAQVPAAWLGLEVQAAPDGTLTFSNGTQRFTYVPGVGWAPPLPPALPPPKGPDHRLDERVIRAAGLVAPQTPSAHLRYALREDRLRLVLDLAVYWEGPRTDGPSNGQYRFDLPYFIPNPPDLEGLRLEYRPDGVTLYFTAPKDRLYRWRAFPLAAPPRYVLDLYFLEPPPPPKPLAPGIRYREVYYWSPAPLKLRLVEAAPGSWRLLPVGQPGERRPLHEFAPDALALLNGGYFDPPSGTPIGLWVADGVPLGYPFGRSALLWNDGALFAGVPKFQAFVVGPDGKAHPTGVNRWPARLTAYTLPGPAGRAGERVALVKNDRVVGLHDAPYPLPAGHWALAFPPDAEPWRRLRPGDPLKLYGRLEPPVRYALEAGPLLVQAGRLAYTPEAEGFRPGAPQVAKVTYQAGVAWRRDGTLWLVVSDPTTPRVFAQALLELGAWSAIRMDAGGSAQLYVQGRLVFPEKARPVVNGLALYPK
- a CDS encoding glucodextranase DOMON-like domain-containing protein, whose amino-acid sequence is MIWLLLALALLDPAGDDRGPGYAYPTAPVYQEVGFADLTGFEVTVQDANLVLSVRLDRYPNPAEAPLGFSLPVIAIYVDTGPGGEEVLPGAGLRTPKGQGWERAYLLTGWGAEARAPGVLPRPVRAERDGEWIRIHTDLPPGPYGYYVAVGLYDPFEPWGFRAVRPGGGPWRLEGPEAAPRAVDVLARNQAAVYASGVLPPARAGLRFSLWRGAALGLWALGGLALFLAFRRSRRPHEPQEGVGNRQ